The DNA window GAGAGACTGAGATTTCTGCTGGCGCTGCAGATGTCGATACTGTCATAATCTGAATTGGCGATGCAGGTCTGTCAGCAAAGGgtgctctccctccctctgggGACTTTTCCCTGGAGAATGTTGTTATAGTGACTGGAGACATGGAACGATCTGGGCCCATAGGACTTtcactgccttttcctttttgtggcATAACATTTGGAGAGGGAATGATGGTTATTCGTGGCTTCTGATTTCCCAAAGTAGGAATGACAGTGGtacttgaaaaaaattcctctgcAGATGGACTGGTTATCTCCAAAGTTGCTGTACTGTTCTCATGGTCTGGTGTCACCCGAATATGAAGAGGCTGACCCTGCTTTGGTGAAAGGACAACCTCCCCAGGATGTGCTGGACTACTGTGGGTTCGGGCTCCTTTATCAGGAGTTGTCTGAGCCCCAGCTTCCCTCTTTTTCATCCACGGTATCCAGGATTTCCTCATAGCAAGCTCATTTGCTGCTGGAGGATATCTCTCAAGCACTGAAGAACGCTCCATGGGTTTTTTCAGACCTACCTGTCGCAGATTGCTCATGATATGATTCTCCTCTTGAAAGGATTTCCTTATAAACACTGCTGGAGTttcttcttctgctgcttcatTGCTTAAAGCATCTGTCTGCACGCCGGTGGACGTCACGGGAACATCGACCATTCTTCTCCCGTTCATGCTGGGCCTCAGAGCGCGGCTGTAACGCTTAGAAAGCTCCAGCTCTCTTGTCAGGTTCAAGACTTCCTGCCCCATgctcttgtttttgttttcctcttccataAACCTTTGCTGTAGAACTGAATAATCGACTTGGAGCTGAGAAAGCTGGTCTTCTTTGTTCATGAGCTCATGGATTTTTTCCTTAAGTGCTTGAACTTCTGCTTTCAAATCTCTGCTTTTGGCCTCTTCCAGACGAAACCTGTGCCTAAACTCTGCCTCCTGGCTCACTACTTCACCTTTTTCTATTGCTTTCGTTTTGGCAATCTGGAGTTTCATCTCCTCCAAttgctgagaaagaaaattagcTTTATCCTGTTCAGTCCTAAATTTCTGTTCTAGCTGATCATACTCATCTTCAGTCTTCATCAAATCTCCTTCAACTACTTCCAGTTGTTTGAGACGTTTTTTCAATCTTTCGATTTCAATGGTAAGTTCCTTAATCTTGTTGTCCTCATGACAACCATGCTCTGCTCCTTTCCTAGCTCGACCtcttgtaatttctctttctacTTCCTCCATACCATCAATTCTTTTCTTTAACAGGTCAACTCTACAGCTTAATTcagatgatttttcttcttcacttcTCAGTTTGCCAATTAACTCATCTCTTTCCTTTGTCAAACTAGAtactttttcctccatttcagATTTCAGTTTCAAAAATTTCTTACTTTCTTCTATTAATTTCTCTGTTACATCCATAACTTTCCCTTGTTCAACTTTAAAATTCTTGTTTAAGCCCTCaacctttttctcctcctgttttattttctccatcatATTTTTTCGCTCATCAACCAGCATTACAGTAAATGACTTCAGCTTCGTAAGGTCATCTTTTAAGCTTATTTCAGTCTTTTCCAACTTGCTTTCAGATGTCTCAAGGTCCTTCACTCGAGTCTTCACCACTTCCAACTCATTTATCAAATCCTTagtcaaatttttttctttctccaagtTTAAGTGTAGCTGAGTGCATTCTGACTTACTTTTACTGAAAGCCTCTTCCAGCTTCTCTAATTCTGACAttcttttctgcagtttttccaCTTCAAGTTTCAACTCTTTGCTATGATGCTCTTCCTcttgcagtttatttttcagctctttgCACTGGGATTCAGTTTTTGTGATCTCTTCATCTTTCCCCTCCATTTCAAGCACGTGCTTGCGGAGGTTTTCCACTTCTGCCATTAAGCTAGAGTTCCCACATTCCCCTTTCGCTATTTTATCTCTTAGTTCTTGAAGTTCCTCCTCAGctttttgaagatttttgttAGTTTCTTCTAGCTCCTCTATTCTGCGAGTCAACCCCACTAGCCTGAGCCTTAGCTGTCTATTATGTGACTCTTGATTAGCCAGTTTAGCAGTCATCTCCTCATGTTCTTGACAAAATGATAATGTTTTGTGTTCAAGTTCTGCCTCTAATTTCATCAGTTTTTGCCcatcttcttttgtttttgcagtaataattttaagcttttcttcttcttcctttagTTTTTGGGTTAAGTCTTGTATTTTCTGGCTTTGTTGACCAAGTTGTTCAATATGCATTTGTCTTTCATCCACCAGCATGAGTGCAAATGATTTGAGCTTGACTAGTTCTTCTCTTAGTTTATTAATTCTCTTTGTATGCTCCTTTTCCTTCCGGGCTTGATAGATCTTCTCCTGCTCAAGAAGTTTCTTCAACCTGAAACAAGTTAGAAGAGATACATTAAGactaaaatatatacatatatatatatatatgtgtgtgtgtgtgtgtgtgcatctctCTATTTCTAAAATCACCTTTCTTTTAGcttctttcttttattaatGGTAGCCTTCAAGAAATAACTGCCTACTACAGTTATATTCCCAAACCAAGTATTTTGAATTACAAAAGTTAAATGAAAGATACATCAAATCATCTAGAAATCTGAAATACAGTAAAATTTTATGTGTATAGATAACAAATACATCaggttttaatttcttcacATTTATTTCTCCGTTAGAATGTTGGTAAAAGGGGACAATTATTATCTACTCACTAATTCATTTATACTAAAACTGTTTTACAAGGTGGATTCCTCTCTATGTCTTGCATACAGAAAAACATGTAAACTAaggtaaaatatttaa is part of the Poecile atricapillus isolate bPoeAtr1 chromosome 3, bPoeAtr1.hap1, whole genome shotgun sequence genome and encodes:
- the FILIP1 gene encoding filamin-A-interacting protein 1 isoform X3 produces the protein MLVDERQMHIEQLGQQSQKIQDLTQKLKEEEEKLKIITAKTKEDGQKLMKLEAELEHKTLSFCQEHEEMTAKLANQESHNRQLRLRLVGLTRRIEELEETNKNLQKAEEELQELRDKIAKGECGNSSLMAEVENLRKHVLEMEGKDEEITKTESQCKELKNKLQEEEHHSKELKLEVEKLQKRMSELEKLEEAFSKSKSECTQLHLNLEKEKNLTKDLINELEVVKTRVKDLETSESKLEKTEISLKDDLTKLKSFTVMLVDERKNMMEKIKQEEKKVEGLNKNFKVEQGKVMDVTEKLIEESKKFLKLKSEMEEKVSSLTKERDELIGKLRSEEEKSSELSCRVDLLKKRIDGMEEVEREITRGRARKGAEHGCHEDNKIKELTIEIERLKKRLKQLEVVEGDLMKTEDEYDQLEQKFRTEQDKANFLSQQLEEMKLQIAKTKAIEKGEVVSQEAEFRHRFRLEEAKSRDLKAEVQALKEKIHELMNKEDQLSQLQVDYSVLQQRFMEEENKNKSMGQEVLNLTRELELSKRYSRALRPSMNGRRMVDVPVTSTGVQTDALSNEAAEEETPAVFIRKSFQEENHIMSNLRQVGLKKPMERSSVLERYPPAANELAMRKSWIPWMKKREAGAQTTPDKGARTHSSPAHPGEVVLSPKQGQPLHIRVTPDHENSTATLEITSPSAEEFFSSTTVIPTLGNQKPRITIIPSPNVMPQKGKGSESPMGPDRSMSPVTITTFSREKSPEGGRAPFADRPASPIQIMTVSTSAAPAEISVSPQSQDMTMGRAVFKVTPEKQTVPTPIRKYNANANIITTEDNKIHIHLGSQFKRSPSAAPDGASPVITVRPVNIAAEKEVVTGTVLRSPRNNLSPRPAASKVTSTITITPVTTSSTRGTQSVTGQDGLSPRPTPTRIPVSKGMKAGKPVVAAPGAGNVTKFEPRAETQSMKIELKKSSASSSASLGGGQG
- the FILIP1 gene encoding filamin-A-interacting protein 1 isoform X2, whose amino-acid sequence is MRSRNQGGESSSNGHFSSSKPVISHAENEKLQEDAKKKNKPHRKEDEVMVSATVKRHSKSPGPSERKNKKSIELSKEDLIKLLSIMEGELQAREDVIHMLKTEKTKPEVLEAHYGSATPENVLRVLHRDAILAQEKSIGEDVYEKPISELDRLEEKQKETYRRMLEQLLLAEKCHRRTVYELENEKHKHTDYMNKSDDFTNLLEQERERLKKLLEQEKIYQARKEKEHTKRINKLREELVKLKSFALMLVDERQMHIEQLGQQSQKIQDLTQKLKEEEEKLKIITAKTKEDGQKLMKLEAELEHKTLSFCQEHEEMTAKLANQESHNRQLRLRLVGLTRRIEELEETNKNLQKAEEELQELRDKIAKGECGNSSLMAEVENLRKHVLEMEGKDEEITKTESQCKELKNKLQEEEHHSKELKLEVEKLQKRMSELEKLEEAFSKSKSECTQLHLNLEKEKNLTKDLINELEVVKTRVKDLETSESKLEKTEISLKDDLTKLKSFTVMLVDERKNMMEKIKQEEKKVEGLNKNFKVEQGKVMDVTEKLIEESKKFLKLKSEMEEKVSSLTKERDELIGKLRSEEEKSSELSCRVDLLKKRIDGMEEVEREITRGRARKGAEHGCHEDNKIKELTIEIERLKKRLKQLEVVEGDLMKTEDEYDQLEQKFRTEQDKANFLSQQLEEMKLQIAKTKAIEKGEVVSQEAEFRHRFRLEEAKSRDLKAEVQALKEKIHELMNKEDQLSQLQVDYSVLQQRFMEEENKNKSMGQEVLNLTRELELSKRYSRALRPSMNGRRMVDVPVTSTGVQTDALSNEAAEEETPAVFIRKSFQEENHIMSNLRQVGLKKPMERSSVLERYPPAANELAMRKSWIPWMKKREAGAQTTPDKGARTHSSPAHPGEVVLSPKQGQPLHIRVTPDHENSTATLEITSPSAEEFFSSTTVIPTLGNQKPRITIIPSPNVMPQKGKGSESPMGPDRSMSPVTITTFSREKSPEGGRAPFADRPASPIQIMTVSTSAAPAEISVSPQSQDMTMGRAVFKVTPEKQTVPTPIRKYNANANIITTEDNKIHIHLGSQFKRSPSAAPDGASPVITVRPVNIAAEKEVVTGTVLRSPRNNLSPRPAASKVTSTITITPVTTSSTRGTQSVTGQDGLSPRPTPTRIPVSKESVIIHQLRVNSR
- the FILIP1 gene encoding filamin-A-interacting protein 1 isoform X1; this encodes MRSRNQGGESSSNGHFSSSKPVISHAENEKLQEDAKKKNKPHRKEDEVMVSATVKRHSKSPGPSERKNKKSIELSKEDLIKLLSIMEGELQAREDVIHMLKTEKTKPEVLEAHYGSATPENVLRVLHRDAILAQEKSIGEDVYEKPISELDRLEEKQKETYRRMLEQLLLAEKCHRRTVYELENEKHKHTDYMNKSDDFTNLLEQERERLKKLLEQEKIYQARKEKEHTKRINKLREELVKLKSFALMLVDERQMHIEQLGQQSQKIQDLTQKLKEEEEKLKIITAKTKEDGQKLMKLEAELEHKTLSFCQEHEEMTAKLANQESHNRQLRLRLVGLTRRIEELEETNKNLQKAEEELQELRDKIAKGECGNSSLMAEVENLRKHVLEMEGKDEEITKTESQCKELKNKLQEEEHHSKELKLEVEKLQKRMSELEKLEEAFSKSKSECTQLHLNLEKEKNLTKDLINELEVVKTRVKDLETSESKLEKTEISLKDDLTKLKSFTVMLVDERKNMMEKIKQEEKKVEGLNKNFKVEQGKVMDVTEKLIEESKKFLKLKSEMEEKVSSLTKERDELIGKLRSEEEKSSELSCRVDLLKKRIDGMEEVEREITRGRARKGAEHGCHEDNKIKELTIEIERLKKRLKQLEVVEGDLMKTEDEYDQLEQKFRTEQDKANFLSQQLEEMKLQIAKTKAIEKGEVVSQEAEFRHRFRLEEAKSRDLKAEVQALKEKIHELMNKEDQLSQLQVDYSVLQQRFMEEENKNKSMGQEVLNLTRELELSKRYSRALRPSMNGRRMVDVPVTSTGVQTDALSNEAAEEETPAVFIRKSFQEENHIMSNLRQVGLKKPMERSSVLERYPPAANELAMRKSWIPWMKKREAGAQTTPDKGARTHSSPAHPGEVVLSPKQGQPLHIRVTPDHENSTATLEITSPSAEEFFSSTTVIPTLGNQKPRITIIPSPNVMPQKGKGSESPMGPDRSMSPVTITTFSREKSPEGGRAPFADRPASPIQIMTVSTSAAPAEISVSPQSQDMTMGRAVFKVTPEKQTVPTPIRKYNANANIITTEDNKIHIHLGSQFKRSPSAAPDGASPVITVRPVNIAAEKEVVTGTVLRSPRNNLSPRPAASKVTSTITITPVTTSSTRGTQSVTGQDGLSPRPTPTRIPVSKGMKAGKPVVAAPGAGNVTKFEPRAETQSMKIELKKSSASSSASLGGGQG